The DNA segment tcttatttccCTGAAATGTGTTCCTCCTCCTCTTAATTGTTTGAGAGGGATAGAACTTACTCAGAAATCTGGAGAACTTCCTAGAATCTTTCATTATCTTCACTTAGTCCCCAAGACACATCATTTTTGCCTCAGAATATCATTCACGTGTGTCTCTCCCCTAAGCCTCACTTTTCTTCTCACTGGAGGCCCCCTGCACTGGTCTCACAGCATTCTTTTCTTATCTCCTGCAGTCTGTCCTCTGCACTGGGTCTGGGTGGTCTGTGACTGCTAAAACCCTGCAGTAGCTCCCTATCACCTACAGCAACTTAATCCACATCCATTGGAATGAAATTTGAAGCCCTTGCTGGTGGGTCTCCCACCCACTCCAGGTTCCTCCCCTTctaccctcctctcccccatGCAGCCTTCATTCTAGACTTTGACTCTGGAGCCagagttcaaattctggctctgtcaCCTTCTAGACTCGCATGTGATCTTAGGCAACTTGCTGAAGTTCCTTCTGCTTgattctttatctgtaaaatggataacAATTTTTTAACTCTGAAAAAACTTTTGTAAGAACTGTGGTTATTCAAGTCTGAGTCTGTGGCACCTGGCAGGGTGCCTAATGCTCGAATGGAGTTAGTTCTGATTTGAGTAGCATCGGCTCTGTTGAGCCCACATGCCATTCTCTCTCCACAGGTGTGCTCCATCCTCTGGTCTCCCCACTACAAGGAGCTCATCTCGGGCCACGGCTTTGCCCAGAACCAGTTGGTTATTTGGAAATACCCAACCATGGCCAAGGTGGCTGAGCTTAAAGGTAGGTTCCAAAtaacagaagccagacacaaaaggccacatatcatATGACTgttgaaatgtccagaagaggcaaatgcaaagaaataaaaacagactgatggttgctAGGGGCTATGGGGAGAAGGTGGTgaggagtgatgaaaatgttctggaattactgttgtgatggttgcacaactttggaAATACTAAAAGCCAATgaattgcatactttaaaaggatGAGttttggggcggctgggtggcacagtcggttaagcgtccgacttcagccaggtcacgatctcgcggtccgtgagtttgagccccgcgtcaggctctgggctgatggctcggagcctggagcctgtttctgattctgtgtctccctctctctctgcccctcccccattcatgctctgtctctgtccccccaaaaaaaaaaaaaacgttgataAAAGGATgggttttatggtatgtgaattaaatACCTCagaggtgttaaaaaaaaaaaaggttaggtgGCCCTCAATATTGGAGGCTGTAGGTATGTCTACATTCCTATGCTCTACTCTCACTTTTTTCATCCTCATGCCCCAGGTCACACTGCCCGGGTCCTAAGTCTGACCATGAGCCCAGACGGGGCCACAGTGGCATCGGCAGCAGCAGATGAGACCCTGAGGCTGTGGCGCTGCTTTGAGTTGGACCCTGCACGGCGGCGGGAGCGGGAGAAAGCCAGTGCAGCCAAAAGCAGCCTCATTCACCAAGGCATCCGTTGAGGACCAACTCATCacctcagttttttgtttttgttttttatttttctaataaagtcatgtctctctctcttctccttgcaTGACCTCTGTCCCAGCCTTCCCAGAGCCTCCTCTCTGCTGTCTGTCATCAGAGAGCCAGAACCATCCCTCCTGTTTGCAGATAATAAGGCTAGCACCTCTTTCattcacacatgtacacacacagccTCGGTGGTTTTCTCTGTCACTTTTAATGGAGACATAAGCGAGGGAGCAGCCTCCACAGGCTGTATTcccaggccccccacccaccctgaccTTTGGCCAAGAAGCTTCTGCTCCAGCATGGGTAGAGGAGGGATCCTGGGTCCACAGTGACAGATTATTGCTGACCTCTTCAGTGTGAGGAAAAAGGCTACAAGACCCTGGTTGAGGGCCAGTCCTGAGTGCTCCTCTCCCAAGTttaaggcagggagggggaaataAGTATCCAGCCCTTTCAAGCCCCCAGCTCCAGAGTGGCAGAGGGCAATGAGGCCACATCCTTGGAGCTGGCCAGGAGAAGTGGGTGAGGAACGGAAGCTGTGGTCCCTGTGTACcagctgtggggaggggaggacctGTCCCCTGCTCAGTCCTGACCACATAAGCCCTGGTCACAGGTATAGGTGGGAAGAAAAATGTCAGATGCTGCCCAAGGCACAGTCCTGAGGCACTTAGGTGGGCGCCTAGGTAGGCCATGTTTCTCAGTTGGCCTTGACTTTGGCAGTACCTGGAGCTCCATTTTGCTGGAGTATACGGGGGAGCCGTTTGCCTTTGGTGTAGGAGTGATACCAGAAGTTGGAGAACAGCACGAAGAAGATGGTACCGTACATCCAGATGAGGTGGATGATGACTGGATACTGGTAGCTACAGCTAGGCATGAAGTAGTATTGGGAGATGTGCAGGGAGACCAGGACAAACTGGATCTAGAATGGAGGAAGGCAAGGGTCAGAGGAACAGTGAGAGGTGCTAGAGAAAGACTGAATGTGGAGTGTGGAGGGATGGGGTCAAAGGTAAGGCAGGCTGGATAAAGGTAGGATCCAGACCAGAAGGTTGGGACAGTTATGGGCCAGGCCCCTCACCAGCTGGATGGCTGTCATGTGCTTTTTCCACCACAGGTAAGGCTGAGCCACAGGGCCAAGGGCAGACAACCCATAGTACAGGTACATGACGACATGCACAGAGGAGTTGATCATGGCGTGGAAAGAGCCCATTCCTCCTGTGAGGGGACAACAAGGTCAGAAGAATTGAGCTGCTGGTCCTCAAtgcctgcccctcttcccccggTGGCCTTCACCACTCACCTGGGGCAATTTTTACCCCCCACCACCAGCTCCAAGGAAGCACTGAGTGGTGGAAGACATGTAGAAAGGTCACCTGTCCGTCTTTTTTCCGGAGGATAAAGATCACCTGAGAagagtggggaaaggaaaggggtttCTGAGCCAgggcctctcctttctccctacAGGTTCTCACTTCTTCTATAACCACTCACCGTGTCCATCAGTTCGATGAacttggagaagaggaagagccAGGCCACTCGAACCATCTGCAAGAAGTCAGGCAGCCTTAGGACACCCATGCTACTCCGAAAACTTCCCTAAATTGGGCCAGGAGCCCAAGTCACACCCAAACTCCTATCCCCAGGTTGCGGTTGCTTATAACCTACCCACCCCACACTACGCCTGTCCCTACTTACCCTTAGTGCCTCCGGGCTGTTGGAATAGTCCACAGGATCGCAGCGCCAGGTGTAGGTACTCAGCCAGCCAGACATCAAGAACTAGGAAGGGGTGTGGATTAGACCACCAGAGTTCCACCCTGCCCAATCCCTCTTGCTATCTAGCTGAAGAAATGGATTTCAGCCTCTCTGGAAAGGAGATGCCATGCTCTGGCCACAAGGCCTGCCCCTTATCCTGCCAGCAGGAATTAAAACCTAGCCATGCCAGGGGCCCACCTCATAGACAATGTAGAGGGAGAGCGCCACCAGGGAGAAGTTGTAGACAATCATGAAGCCCCGGAGCTGGAAGGGCTTCCGATTGGCCATGATGCGAGGCCCAAGTGAGAGAACGAAGTACACGTAGGTCAGGAGGATGGAGGTCATTAGCAGGGGGGACCCCATCAGAGGGTAGCCCTGGACCCGAGGATCTGTAGAATAAGGGTCAAGGAGTCAGAAAGGGTCACGGGGTCCCAAAGGGTGCCCACCAGGTGTACAGACATGGGGCCAGGTCACAAAGGGTCAACGGGTTCACAGGGACCCTCCATTAGGAGACAGCCCTAGATCCAGGGATCCCAGGACAGGAGAAAAGAAGGGTAGACGGCATCTTACCTGCATACTTCATCATCTCCTGGTACAAGTTCACAACCGCCTCCATCCTGGCTAAGGATTCTGGGGAGGTATGGAGGGTGGGTGTCAGGGCTGACCGTGCCCCCATCCCACCCTCGACCCACAGACAGGAAGCAGACCAGATGAGACAACTCCCGACACCTCCCTGCATAAAGGACAGAAGACTGACAGGAAGGAATTGCTGGGGATTGGGGGTAGGAAGCCGTCTGGCCAGGGCACCGCTTCCCCGCACATCCCGCCTGCCTGCTGGGAAGGACAGATCCCGCCCTCCGCTCCACACCTCACTCgcctcccctcactctctgctcctccagagATTCTCACCCCcagtcctctcctcccctctttctgTGCAGGGGAACTCTCCAAGTCCGGTCTCTTTCCGGAGAGTCTTACCTCTCCTCTCCGGAATGACcgcttctcccttccccaccagtCTCCCACCTCTCCAGTTCTGGTTCTGTCTTCTCCCCAGGGATCCTCCCCTTCAACCGCTCCGGTCCACCTTCGGGATGCTGGTCTCTCGGGACGCCggttccctcctgccccttcctcctctcctctgccctcccggGCTCTCACCTCCAGCGTCTCTCGCAACTCCTGGCTCTCCTCCTCTCCGGCACCCCTTCCAGCCCTTCCACTCCGGAGCCTTTGAGACTCAGGAGCCTTTGAGACTCCAGCCCCGGCTCCACCTGTCTGACTAGATCTGGCAGAGGCCCGCCCTCCGCCCGCCCCCGCTGCACTGCTCatgaggtggagggtggggccaGGCCACAGGTCAGGGCCCGGAGGAGCAGGACCCACCAGGATTGAGAAAGCCAAGTAAAGCATGGGgctcaccacccacccacccaccctggaCAGCCAGATGACCTAAAGCTCTAGCTTAGTTTTGAGTCAGAAACCTCACGGGACTTTAGCCCAGGGCTCACCTTGGCCCCAAGAGAACTGCTGAAAACCCACACCCAGCATCTTCTCCTAAACTAGCCAGAAAGTCTCAGTTTGTCCTGCTTCAGAATGGGTGCAATCACCCTTCTctccctgggaggggcagggaagccaGTGGCATGTGAGGAggtgggtgagtgggggaggtctCAGGAATCTTCCCCTCCTTTAGGGAGGGTCCTAATGAGCTAGGCCCTCTCCCCCTCAGAGCCTGAAGGAATGTCGGGGGAGGGCGCCCTAGGACACAAAAGCTCCGGCCGGTCCCCAGGAGAGCCTGGGATGCCGGGGCGGTCCCTGAGGGACGAGCCTTGCCCTAAAACGGCCAGGGCAGCAGATGCTCTGCGAGCTGCCTGCCCTCCAGTCTGCCAGGTTCCCTCGTCCAGACAACAACGTGAAAAATACAAGTGAAAAACACACCTTCTGACACATCCACTGAGGCTGCACctgtgcccctcccacactcacggGGCACACATCTCACAGATGCTCCCCCAGCCTCCGTGACGACCCCCAGCTGCCCCCACCACCGTCAGGCCCCAAGTCCTCCTGTATGCACAGAGCGCCTCTAGCATggctctccccaccaccaccatcgaCAGACTGACCACCGCCCGCCCTCCCTCAGCGCACATATGTACACGCGGAGCCCTCACACCTCCTGCTGGTGACAACCACCCTCCTCTGACACACCACCCAAACAAGCCTCCAT comes from the Acinonyx jubatus isolate Ajub_Pintada_27869175 chromosome C1, VMU_Ajub_asm_v1.0, whole genome shotgun sequence genome and includes:
- the ELOVL1 gene encoding elongation of very long chain fatty acids protein 1, which translates into the protein MEAVVNLYQEMMKYADPRVQGYPLMGSPLLMTSILLTYVYFVLSLGPRIMANRKPFQLRGFMIVYNFSLVALSLYIVYEFLMSGWLSTYTWRCDPVDYSNSPEALRMVRVAWLFLFSKFIELMDTVIFILRKKDGQVTFLHVFHHSVLPWSWWWGVKIAPGGMGSFHAMINSSVHVVMYLYYGLSALGPVAQPYLWWKKHMTAIQLIQFVLVSLHISQYYFMPSCSYQYPVIIHLIWMYGTIFFVLFSNFWYHSYTKGKRLPRILQQNGAPGTAKVKAN